Proteins found in one Sardina pilchardus chromosome 3, fSarPil1.1, whole genome shotgun sequence genomic segment:
- the LOC134076574 gene encoding sialoadhesin-like, whose product MVTVSSGASSVPTSIFALSQCGSDGGFVTLGCVMSGFLPADSQKFKWKGPSGQDLTDFIQYPDIPKDGKYSKMSQIRVQAADWEAKKTFTCEVDGAAAKTPGVTTAGVKKLELPLTTLTVVPQSPVFTGETVTLTCVIESLSGWTYKWYKGSSSVLVSKVNTYTISGAAESHKGQYWCQGESTGRPSTSQPSGNTTLDVKELPLTTLTVVPQSPVFTGETVTLTCVIESLSGWTYKWYKGSSSVLVSKVNTYTISGAAESHKGQYWCQGERTGRPSTSQPSGNTTLDVKELPLTTLTVVPQSPVFTGETVTLTCVIESLSGWTYKWYKGSSSVLVSKVNTYTISGAAESHKGQYWCQGERTGRPSTSQPSGKTTLDVKDPIRLSDQLPVELTPPSSREIFLYRKAELQCITRDTESALNGTKVTWTVGGRDRSGSAKVQRVKLENGLSGMISKLQVDLNEWFSGAEIECRVSDKHNKQVKGSPQKIMIKKGGADPEVLIYTLPEARDPNHESVVCEVRGSSLGDVYIMWQVNGGPYQEGKTGVVKQQNGSKSHVSILTVNSSGSDLTKFTCAVRHSGMKNYTSPKMADYSKREPGVGDEDVLLCTKSEDEEEDEYSSMWSTTTSFIFLFLFSLVYSAILSLVKVKH is encoded by the exons GAGCCTCATCGGTGCCGACGTCCATCTTCGCACTGTCACAATGTGGATCTGACGGTGGATTCGTCACTCTGGGTTGCGTTATGTCCGGATTCTTGCCAGCCGACTCACAGAAGTTTAAATGGAAAGGCCCAAGTGGACAAGACCTTACTGACTTCATACAATACCCAGACATTCCCAAGGATGGAAAGTACTCCAAGATGAGCCAGATTCGCGTACAGGCAGCAGACTGGGAAGCAAAGAAAACTTTCACCTGTGAAGTGGACGGCGCCGCCGCCAAGACGCCTGGAGTAACTACGGCTGGTGTAAAAAAGCTAG AGCTGCCTTTGACTACACTGACTGTAGTGCCACAGAGTCCTGTGTTCACTGGAGAGACGGTCACTCTGACGTGTGTGATAGAGTCTCTCAGTGGCTGGACATATAAGTGGTATAAGGGCTCCAGCAGCGTTCTAGTGTCAAAGGTAAACACCTACACCATCAGTGGAGCTGCTGAGTCTCATAAGGGCCAGTACTGGTGTCAGGGGGAGAGCACAGGCAGACCCTCAACATCACAACCAAGTGGGAATACAACTCTTGATGTCAaag AGCTGCCTTTGACTACACTGACTGTAGTGCCACAGAGTCCTGTGTTCACTGGAGAGACGGTCACTCTGACGTGTGTGATAGAGTCTCTCAGTGGCTGGACATATAAGTGGTATAAGGGCTCCAGCAGCGTTCTAGTGTCAAAGGTAAACACCTACACCATCAGTGGAGCTGCTGAGTCTCATAAGGGCCAGTACTggtgtcagggggagaggaCAGGCAGACCCTCAACATCACAACCAAGTGGGAATACAACTCTTGATGTCAaag AGCTGCCTTTGACTACACTGACTGTAGTGCCACAGAGTCCTGTGTTCACTGGAGAGACGGTCACTCTGACGTGTGTGATAGAGTCTCTCAGTGGCTGGACATATAAGTGGTATAAGGGCTCCAGCAGCGTTCTAGTGTCAAAGGTAAACACCTACACCATCAGTGGAGCTGCTGAGTCTCATAAGGGCCAGTACTggtgtcagggggagaggaCAGGCAGACCCTCAACATCACAACCAAGTGGGAAAACAACTCTTGATGTCAaag ATCCCATCAGGTTGTCAGACCAGCTCCCGGTGGAGCTAACCCCGCCATCATCAAGAGAAATATTCCTCTATAGAAAAGCAGAGTTGCAGTGTATCACCAGAGATACAGAATCAGCTCTGAATGGTACTAAAGTCACATGGACGGTAGGAGGACGAGATCGGAGTGGCAGCGCTAAAGTACAAAGAGTCAAACTGGAAAATGGCCTGTCAGGCATGATCAGCAAACTACAGGTGGATTTGAATGAGTGGTTCTCTGGAGCGGAGATTGAGTGCCGCGTGTCCGATAAGCACAATAAGCAAGTGAAGGGAAGCCCACAGAAAATAATGATCAAAAAAG GTGGTGCAGATCCTGAAGTGCTCATCTACACCCTCCCTGAGGCAAGAGACCCAAACCATGaatctgtggtgtgtgaggtCAGGGGCTCTTCTCTAGGAGATGTGTACATCATGTGGCAGGTGAATGGAGGACCGTACCAGGAGGGAAAGACCGGCGTTGTGAAACAACAGAATGGCAGCAAGTCGCATGTCAGCATACTGACAGTCAATTCATCCGGTTCAGACTTAACTAAGTTCACCTGCGCGGTCAGGCATAGTGGCATGAAAAACTACACTTCTCCAAAAATGGCGGATTACTCAAAAC GTGAGCCTGGGGTGGGAGATGAAGATGTCCTGCTCTGTACAAagagtgaggatgaggaggaggacgaatACAGCAGCATGtggtccaccaccacctccttcatattcctcttcctcttctctctggtctACAGCGCTATCCTCAGTCTTGTCAAG GTGAAACACTGA